Proteins encoded by one window of Kribbella italica:
- a CDS encoding DUF6286 domain-containing protein — protein sequence MSSTSAKKPTAAPAAATVGIVTALAVTAIGAVAVRDTLVSTGTINGAPWIEWLLGKAEVLKPVDWMIPAGIAALLIGVWVLIAAVKPRKATHLSVGDAGVWIRSRDAARLATNTAAGVDSVTAAGTRAKGRRLRVTATATGDVARVRDDLTTAIGQRLQTVTPNPRVRTRVTVEEN from the coding sequence ATGAGCAGCACCTCCGCCAAGAAGCCCACCGCAGCACCTGCTGCCGCGACCGTCGGCATCGTCACAGCGCTCGCCGTCACCGCGATTGGTGCGGTCGCCGTTCGCGACACCCTCGTGTCCACCGGCACCATCAACGGCGCCCCGTGGATCGAGTGGCTGCTCGGCAAAGCCGAAGTCCTCAAGCCCGTCGACTGGATGATCCCCGCCGGGATCGCCGCGCTGCTGATCGGCGTCTGGGTCCTGATCGCGGCGGTCAAGCCGCGCAAGGCCACTCACCTGTCCGTCGGCGATGCCGGTGTGTGGATCCGCAGCCGTGACGCCGCCCGACTGGCCACCAACACTGCGGCGGGCGTCGATTCGGTCACCGCCGCGGGGACCAGGGCCAAGGGCCGTAGGTTGCGGGTGACCGCGACCGCGACCGGCGACGTGGCCCGCGTCCGAGACGACCTGACCACCGCGATCGGGCAACGGCTCCAGACCGTCACACCGAATCCCCGGGTCCGCACCCGAGTCACTGTCGAGGAGAACTGA
- a CDS encoding Asp23/Gls24 family envelope stress response protein: MADTATLAPPAVHDVSAIVNVAEPGARGTLEISPRAVERIAEATALLAPGVIRQEATFGRGLPKAKVQLAGQRVRVDVEIAVEWGYPLADLAAEVRGRLTRTINELTGLGVDSVSVDISAVELPTTDSQAKNSPRRVV, encoded by the coding sequence GTGGCTGACACCGCCACCCTCGCGCCGCCGGCCGTCCACGACGTCTCCGCCATCGTGAACGTCGCTGAGCCCGGCGCGAGGGGCACCTTGGAGATCAGCCCCCGGGCGGTCGAGCGGATCGCCGAGGCGACCGCGCTGCTGGCCCCAGGTGTGATCCGGCAGGAAGCGACCTTCGGGCGCGGCCTGCCCAAGGCCAAGGTCCAGCTCGCCGGACAGCGAGTCCGCGTCGACGTCGAGATCGCGGTCGAGTGGGGCTACCCGCTGGCCGACCTGGCCGCCGAAGTCCGCGGCCGACTCACCCGCACGATCAACGAACTGACCGGGCTCGGTGTCGACAGCGTCAGCGTCGACATTTCCGCGGTCGAACTCCCCACCACCGACAGCCAGGCGAAGAACAGCCCGAGGAGGGTCGTATGA
- a CDS encoding Asp23/Gls24 family envelope stress response protein yields the protein MADTTTAPSTDTTLMPADPATKDLVADSNLSDSHGKTTIADMVVSKIAGIATREVAGVYDLGGTAARTVGMLRERIPGSKTNLSQGVSVEVGETQAAIDLQIIAEYGVSIADLATGLRRNVISAVERMTGLEVTEVNIAVSDIHLEGEDDDTTDADNEPAERRVQ from the coding sequence ATGGCTGACACCACTACTGCTCCCTCCACCGACACCACCCTCATGCCGGCCGACCCGGCCACCAAGGACCTTGTTGCTGACAGCAACCTGAGCGACTCCCACGGCAAGACCACCATCGCCGACATGGTCGTCTCCAAGATCGCCGGGATCGCGACCCGTGAGGTCGCCGGCGTCTACGACCTCGGCGGCACCGCGGCCCGTACGGTAGGCATGCTGCGGGAGCGGATCCCGGGCTCGAAGACGAACCTGTCGCAGGGCGTCTCGGTCGAGGTCGGCGAAACACAGGCCGCGATCGACCTGCAGATCATCGCCGAGTACGGCGTCAGCATCGCCGACCTGGCCACCGGGCTGCGCCGCAACGTCATCAGCGCGGTCGAGCGGATGACCGGCCTGGAGGTCACCGAGGTCAACATCGCCGTCTCCGACATCCACCTCGAAGGCGAGGACGACGACACCACCGACGCCGACAACGAGCCTGCCGAGCGGCGCGTCCAGTGA